The following proteins come from a genomic window of Candidatus Bipolaricaulis sibiricus:
- a CDS encoding Phosphate regulon transcriptional regulatory protein PhoB (SphR) — translation MKNTRSPVLLGPATTVPPGLHRHADHWATEPIAARLGKSVLPKRILLVDDDPWVRKLVRGYLEQAGFAVTVAATGEEALAEFRARPPDLIVLDLMLPGTDGLEVAREIRRSSAVPIIMLTARSTEDDRVRGLELGADDYVIKPFSARELEARVRAVFRRAESPPEGPRTAEAAGIRLDLDRREAWVDGRAVNLTALEFDLLAFLVQHPDRAFTRLELLEAVRGSAFSSFERAVDSHIKRLRKKVEPVPESPSRIVTVYGVGYKLSTEGSDAPA, via the coding sequence GTGAAGAACACGCGATCCCCCGTCCTCCTCGGTCCTGCCACAACCGTGCCGCCGGGCCTTCATCGCCACGCCGACCATTGGGCGACAGAGCCCATCGCGGCTAGACTCGGGAAGAGCGTGCTGCCAAAGAGGATCCTTCTCGTGGACGATGACCCGTGGGTGCGCAAGCTCGTGCGGGGGTACCTCGAGCAGGCCGGGTTCGCGGTGACGGTCGCCGCGACGGGCGAGGAGGCCCTCGCCGAGTTCCGCGCCCGCCCGCCTGATCTCATCGTCCTCGACCTCATGCTCCCCGGCACGGACGGTCTCGAGGTCGCCCGCGAGATTCGGAGGTCATCGGCCGTGCCCATCATCATGCTCACCGCCCGGTCCACGGAAGACGACCGCGTGCGGGGTCTAGAGCTCGGGGCCGATGACTACGTGATCAAGCCGTTCAGCGCTCGCGAGCTCGAGGCGCGGGTGCGGGCGGTGTTCCGCCGAGCGGAGAGCCCGCCGGAGGGTCCGCGCACGGCAGAAGCAGCGGGGATCCGGCTGGACCTCGACCGGCGCGAGGCGTGGGTCGACGGACGGGCGGTCAACCTCACCGCACTCGAGTTCGACCTGTTGGCGTTCCTCGTCCAGCACCCCGATCGAGCGTTCACCCGGCTGGAGCTCCTCGAGGCCGTGCGGGGATCGGCCTTCTCATCCTTCGAACGAGCAGTTGACTCCCACATCAAACGGCTCCGCAAGAAGGTGGAGCCCGTTCCCGAGTCGCCGTCGCGCATCGTGACCGTGTACGGCGTGGGGTACAAGCTGTCCACCGAGGGGTCGGATGCGCCGGCTTAG
- a CDS encoding Two-component system sensor histidine kinase, whose protein sequence is MRRLRNLSFQTKLVGTLLLVVLLVTALGYALIKLSVDRAFDDLATRERRAYDQWVRNLILRYPGQRGGFEGIGQFLEGAPRPLGFVLADPEGRVVVARDEALVGRTLSRQELALGIGVELPDGTRWTLVPLSRVPPYPLHDRFMEAVDRSLWIAGGIVAALSLVLAWALIRHFTDPLRRLSAAARRIADGDLSVRVEAANTDELGRLSGSFNAMAESIEQAERSKRQMIADVAHELRTPIAVLRTAVEGFEDGVLQPTPENLSALKDKIHLTARLIDDLQQLALADMGQLSLQLEPLAVRDVVEDIVSLVGPQIEDGGVRLVLEVPTGLPPVKGDRHRVQQVLLNLLANALRHTPAGGEIRITARHEGSGVEVSVSDSGPGLSEEDVKHVFDRFYRGAAARSAGPGAGLGLSVAKALVEAHGGTISAENRPEGGACFRFTLPQM, encoded by the coding sequence ATGCGCCGGCTTAGAAACCTCTCGTTCCAGACCAAACTCGTGGGGACGCTACTCCTCGTCGTCCTCCTCGTCACGGCGCTCGGCTACGCCCTGATCAAGCTGTCGGTGGACCGGGCGTTCGACGACCTCGCGACACGCGAGCGCCGCGCGTACGACCAGTGGGTCCGCAACCTCATCCTCCGCTACCCGGGCCAGCGCGGGGGATTCGAGGGGATCGGCCAATTCCTGGAGGGCGCGCCCCGTCCTCTGGGGTTCGTGCTCGCCGATCCCGAGGGACGGGTCGTGGTTGCCCGCGACGAGGCGCTCGTGGGGAGAACCCTCTCCCGTCAGGAACTTGCTTTGGGCATAGGGGTCGAACTGCCCGACGGGACGCGGTGGACGCTCGTCCCATTGTCCCGCGTCCCCCCCTACCCCCTTCACGATCGGTTCATGGAGGCGGTGGATCGGTCGCTGTGGATCGCGGGGGGAATCGTGGCGGCGCTGTCCCTCGTCCTGGCATGGGCCCTCATCCGCCACTTCACCGATCCCCTCCGCCGGCTGTCGGCCGCTGCCCGCCGGATCGCGGATGGAGACCTCAGTGTCCGGGTCGAGGCCGCGAACACGGACGAACTGGGGCGGCTGTCCGGGTCGTTCAACGCGATGGCGGAGAGCATCGAACAGGCCGAGCGTTCCAAACGCCAGATGATCGCCGACGTGGCCCACGAGCTGCGCACCCCGATCGCCGTCCTTCGCACGGCGGTGGAGGGGTTCGAGGACGGGGTCCTGCAACCCACGCCGGAGAACCTGTCTGCGCTCAAGGACAAAATCCACCTCACGGCGCGGCTCATCGACGATCTGCAGCAGCTCGCGCTCGCGGACATGGGGCAGCTCTCGCTCCAGCTGGAACCGCTTGCCGTGAGGGACGTTGTGGAGGACATCGTAAGCCTCGTCGGTCCCCAAATCGAGGACGGCGGGGTCCGCCTCGTGCTCGAAGTCCCCACCGGCCTCCCACCCGTGAAGGGCGATCGCCACCGTGTTCAGCAGGTCCTCCTCAACCTCCTCGCCAATGCCCTTCGTCACACCCCGGCCGGTGGGGAGATCCGGATCACCGCCCGGCACGAGGGATCGGGGGTCGAGGTAAGCGTGAGTGATTCAGGGCCCGGTCTCAGCGAAGAGGACGTGAAGCACGTGTTCGATCGGTTCTACCGCGGAGCAGCCGCCCGCAGCGCCGGCCCGGGCGCGGGTCTCGGGCTATCCGTGGCCAAGGCCCTGGTCGAGGCCCACGGGGGAACGATCTCGGCCGAGAACCGCCCCGAGGGTGGGGCCTGCTTCCGCTTCACCCTTCCCCAGATGTAG